The following is a genomic window from Bacillota bacterium.
TGGGTAATCAGGACGATGGCCGTGTCCAGCTTATCCTTGAGGTCATTCATCAGCTCGAGAATTTGTGCCTGCATTGTCACGTCTAGAGCCGTGGTGGGCTCATCGGCGATCAGGATGTTCGGGTTGCAGGCCAGGGCGATCGCAATCATAATCCGCTGCCGCATACCGCCCGAATAGGTATGGGGATAGCGCAGCATATTCTGCTGCGGGCTGGGAATGCCCACCAGCTTGAGCATGTTGATTGCCCGCTCATCGGCAGCACGGGCTTGCAGCTGCTGGTGCTTGCGAATGCCCTCGGTGATCTGGCGTCCCACACGCATGGTTGGGTTCAGGGATGTCATTGGATCTTGAAATATCATCGAGAACTCCTTGCCCCGCAAACTCTCCATCTGCCTGTCCGTAAACTTGGCGATGTCTTTGCCATTGTATTTGATGCTGTCGGACTGGATGCGCGCCGGTGGTGACGGCGTCAGTTTAATCAAGGACTGAAAGGTGACACTTTTTCCGCAGCCGGACTCACCGACAACCGCCAGGGTTTCACCTTTATTTAAATAGAATGACACACCGCGCACCGCCTGTACTTTCCCTGCATAGGTGTCGAAGGTAACGCGATGGTTATTGACTTCCAGTATTTTCTCGTTCATAGCAAAAGCGCCCCCTAACAATAGATTAATCGCGCAACCGGGGATCCAGCGCATCCCGCAGACCGTCTCCAAACAAATTAAACGAGAGCACGGTAATACAGATAAACAGCGCCGGAATAAACATCTGACTGGGAAACAAGCGATAGACCTGAACACCGGCATTGGCAAGCTGCCCCCATGAGGTCATTGGCGCCTTGACGCCCAGCCCAATAAAGCTCAGGGTCGCTTCCGCAAAGATCGCGGCAGGCACCATCATTGTCATGCCGACAATCACAATCCCCAGGGTGTTGGGAATTAGATGCACAAATATCAGTCGGGCCGGCGAGGCGCCCAGGGTCCTGGCCGCAAGCACAAATTCCTGCTCCTTGAGGGA
Proteins encoded in this region:
- a CDS encoding ABC transporter ATP-binding protein; its protein translation is MNEKILEVNNHRVTFDTYAGKVQAVRGVSFYLNKGETLAVVGESGCGKSVTFQSLIKLTPSPPARIQSDSIKYNGKDIAKFTDRQMESLRGKEFSMIFQDPMTSLNPTMRVGRQITEGIRKHQQLQARAADERAINMLKLVGIPSPQQNMLRYPHTYSGGMRQRIMIAIALACNPNILIADEPTTALDVTMQAQILELMNDLKDKLDTAIVLITHDLGVVARMAQRVAVMYAGQIVETGRSEDIFYTPRHPYTWGLLGSMPMVGAQESNKLNAIPGTPPDLFAPPPGCAFAARCPHCLEVCREVAPPEFEVGVGHKAACWLLDSRAPKVAPPRFERHKFTSVEVSETQDGTLAVRVEKRGGASDGH